A region of Geobacillus sp. 46C-IIa DNA encodes the following proteins:
- a CDS encoding CoA-binding protein, translating to MSIVNPSREEIGDILREAKRIAVVGLSNNPERESYMVAKAMKDAGYEMIPVNPMIDEWEGIPAVDKLTDIEGHVDIVDVFRRSEHLPELAREFVQIDADVFWAQLGVVNEEAYHFLKEKGYTVIMDRCIKVEHALTKRA from the coding sequence ATGTCCATTGTCAATCCAAGTCGGGAAGAGATCGGCGACATTTTGCGGGAGGCGAAGCGGATTGCTGTTGTCGGCCTGTCCAACAACCCAGAACGTGAGTCGTATATGGTAGCGAAGGCGATGAAGGATGCCGGATACGAAATGATTCCCGTCAATCCGATGATTGATGAATGGGAAGGCATTCCGGCGGTCGACAAACTGACCGATATCGAAGGGCATGTCGATATTGTCGATGTGTTTCGCCGTTCCGAACATTTGCCGGAGCTCGCCCGTGAGTTTGTTCAAATCGACGCCGACGTATTTTGGGCGCAACTTGGCGTTGTGAACGAAGAAGCGTATCACTTTTTAAAAGAAAAAGGCTATACGGTCATTATGGATCGCTGCATAAAAGTGGAACATGCGCTCACGAAGCGCGCATAA
- the parE gene encoding DNA topoisomerase IV subunit B, whose amino-acid sequence MAKRLVYEYNEDAIQVLEGLQAVRKRPGMYIGSTDSRGLHHLVYEIVDNSVDEALAGYGNYILVQIHKDHSVTVLDEGRGMPVGMHKLGKPTPEVILTVLHAGGKFGQGGYKTSGGLHGVGASVVNALSEWLVVTIHRDGFIYRQRFENGGKPVTTLEKIGTTNKTGTIIQFKPDPAIFSTTVFDYETLSERLRESAFLLKGLKIELVDERTSMREVFHYENGIEAFVAYLNEEKDVLHPVAYFAGEQNGIEVEFAFQFHDGYSENVLSFVNNVRTKDGGTHEAGAKTAMTRVFNEYARRVGLLKEKDKNLEGADIREGLSAIVSVRIPEHLLQFEGQTKGKLGTSEARSAVDAVVSEQLTYFLQENPDVSAMLIKKAIRAYQAREAARKAREEARSGKKRKGKDALLSGKLTPAQGRNPQKNELYLVEGDSAGGSAKQGRDRRFQAVLPLRGKVINTEKAKLGDILKNEEINTIIHAIGGGVGADFSLEDIHYDKVIIMTDADTDGAHIQVLLLTFFYRYMRPLIEAGKVYIALPPLYKISKGSGKKETVEYAWTDEQLREITKKMGRGYTIQRYKGLGEMNADQLWETTMNPETRTLIRVRIEDAARAERRVTTLMGDKVEPRRKWIETHVAFGLEEEPGWIG is encoded by the coding sequence GTGGCAAAACGATTGGTATATGAATATAACGAAGATGCGATTCAAGTGTTGGAAGGGCTTCAAGCGGTGAGAAAGCGGCCGGGGATGTACATCGGCAGCACGGACAGCCGCGGCTTGCACCATCTCGTCTATGAAATTGTCGACAATTCAGTGGACGAGGCATTAGCTGGATACGGAAACTACATTCTTGTCCAAATACATAAAGATCACAGCGTCACTGTTTTGGATGAAGGGCGCGGCATGCCGGTTGGGATGCATAAGCTCGGCAAGCCGACGCCGGAAGTGATTTTGACCGTGCTGCATGCCGGCGGCAAGTTCGGTCAAGGCGGGTATAAAACGAGCGGCGGTTTGCACGGGGTTGGGGCGTCGGTCGTCAACGCCTTGTCCGAATGGCTTGTTGTCACGATTCACCGCGATGGCTTCATCTATCGGCAGCGGTTTGAGAACGGCGGCAAGCCGGTGACGACGCTTGAAAAAATCGGGACGACAAACAAAACCGGGACGATCATTCAATTCAAGCCTGACCCAGCGATTTTCAGCACGACGGTGTTTGATTACGAAACGTTGAGCGAGCGGCTGCGCGAATCGGCGTTTTTGTTAAAAGGGCTGAAAATCGAACTGGTCGATGAGCGGACCAGCATGCGCGAAGTGTTTCATTACGAAAATGGAATTGAAGCGTTTGTCGCCTATTTGAATGAAGAAAAAGACGTACTCCATCCGGTCGCCTATTTTGCCGGCGAGCAAAACGGCATTGAAGTCGAGTTTGCTTTCCAGTTTCATGACGGCTACTCGGAAAACGTCTTGTCGTTTGTCAACAACGTGCGCACGAAAGACGGGGGCACGCACGAAGCCGGAGCGAAAACGGCGATGACGCGCGTCTTTAACGAATACGCCCGCCGCGTCGGTTTATTGAAGGAAAAGGATAAAAACCTTGAGGGAGCTGATATTCGCGAAGGGCTGTCAGCCATCGTCTCGGTGCGCATTCCGGAGCATTTATTGCAGTTTGAAGGACAGACGAAAGGCAAGCTTGGAACGAGCGAGGCGCGTTCGGCCGTCGATGCGGTCGTGTCTGAACAGCTGACATACTTTTTGCAGGAAAACCCGGACGTGAGCGCGATGCTTATTAAAAAAGCGATCCGGGCGTACCAAGCGCGCGAGGCGGCTCGCAAAGCGCGCGAGGAGGCGCGGAGCGGCAAAAAGCGGAAAGGGAAAGATGCGCTGTTAAGCGGCAAGCTGACGCCGGCGCAAGGGCGCAATCCGCAAAAAAACGAGCTGTATTTGGTCGAAGGCGACTCGGCGGGCGGTTCGGCGAAGCAAGGGCGCGACCGCCGCTTCCAGGCGGTGCTGCCATTGCGCGGGAAAGTCATTAACACCGAGAAGGCAAAGCTTGGCGACATTTTGAAAAACGAGGAAATCAATACGATCATCCACGCCATTGGCGGTGGTGTCGGCGCCGATTTTTCGCTTGAGGATATTCACTACGATAAAGTGATCATTATGACGGATGCCGACACGGACGGCGCCCATATTCAAGTGCTGCTGCTCACGTTTTTTTACCGTTACATGCGCCCACTCATCGAGGCGGGGAAAGTGTACATCGCCTTGCCGCCGCTTTATAAAATCAGCAAAGGAAGCGGCAAAAAGGAAACGGTTGAGTATGCGTGGACGGATGAACAGCTTCGGGAGATCACGAAAAAAATGGGCCGCGGCTATACGATTCAGCGCTACAAAGGGTTAGGGGAAATGAACGCCGATCAGCTGTGGGAAACGACGATGAATCCAGAGACGCGCACGTTAATCCGCGTGCGCATCGAAGACGCCGCCCGCGCCGAGCGGCGGGTGACGACGCTCATGGGCGATAAAGTCGAGCCGCGCCGCAAATGGATTGAAACGCACGTCGCCTTTGGGCTTGAGGAGGAGCCAGGCTGGATCGGCTGA
- the parC gene encoding DNA topoisomerase IV subunit A, whose protein sequence is MAERLLELPLEDVLGDRFGRYSKYIIQDRALPDARDGLKPVQRRILYAMYVDGNTADKPFRKAAKTVGNVIGNFHPHGDSSVYEAMVRMSQDWKLRNVLIEMHGNNGSLDGDPPAAMRYTEARLSAIAAELLRDIDKETVAFVPNFDDTTDEPTVLPAMFPNLLVNGSTGISAGYATDIPPHALGEVIDAVLLRIDRPDCTVDDLMTVLPGPDFPTGGIIQGKDGIRKAYETGRGKIIIRAKAAIEQAKGGKRHIVITELPYEVNKANLVKKIDELRLDKKLDGIADVRDETDRNGLSIVIELKKDADAEAILNYLYKNTDLQVPYSFNMVAIHERRPKLMSLPELLDAYIAHRKDVVTNRSHFELKKANERKHIVDGLIKALSILDEVIATIRAASDKRDAKDRLIANYGFTEAQAEAIVTLQLYRLTNTDIAALRQEAEGLDKTIAELTAILADEKKLLAVIKKELKAMKKQYADERRTVIEEEIEELKVNVEALIPAEDVIVTVTKEGYVKRTSYRSYSASNGQDIGMKETDRLLAQLEMNTTDVLLLFTRRGYYLYCPVHTLPDIRWKDVGQHISSLIPLERDDELVAAVPVSSFETNEQLVFVTRHGMVKRTELSQYQVQRYTRPLVAINLKDDDDVIAVYATDGRGLVWLATHDGYALLFAEEEISVVGVRAAGVKGIQLKEGDFVAAACPIRPEDNGSLVVVTQRGAVKKMAVSEFEPTSRAKRGAMIVREVKSNPHRIVGAVKASDGEEMIGLRTEKGAAETVDAASLRPTDRYGTGSFLIDTDEAGVVVDVWKEPAKLLGKEEEE, encoded by the coding sequence ATGGCAGAACGATTGTTGGAATTGCCTTTAGAAGATGTGCTTGGCGACCGCTTTGGCCGCTACAGCAAATACATTATCCAAGACCGGGCGCTGCCTGATGCGCGCGACGGGTTAAAGCCGGTGCAGCGCCGCATTTTATATGCCATGTATGTCGATGGCAATACGGCCGATAAGCCGTTTCGCAAAGCGGCGAAAACGGTCGGAAACGTGATCGGCAACTTCCATCCGCACGGCGATTCGTCCGTGTATGAAGCGATGGTGCGGATGAGCCAAGATTGGAAGCTGCGCAACGTGCTCATTGAAATGCACGGCAACAATGGGAGCTTGGATGGCGACCCGCCAGCGGCGATGCGCTACACGGAGGCGCGCTTGTCAGCCATCGCCGCTGAGCTGCTTCGCGACATTGACAAGGAGACGGTCGCCTTTGTGCCGAACTTTGATGATACGACGGATGAGCCGACTGTCCTGCCGGCGATGTTTCCGAACTTGCTCGTCAATGGTTCGACCGGCATCTCGGCTGGCTATGCGACGGACATTCCGCCGCATGCGCTCGGCGAGGTGATCGATGCCGTCCTGCTTCGGATTGACCGGCCGGATTGCACCGTGGACGACCTAATGACCGTTCTCCCCGGCCCTGATTTTCCGACGGGCGGCATCATCCAAGGGAAAGACGGCATTCGCAAAGCATACGAGACCGGGCGCGGGAAAATCATCATCCGCGCCAAGGCGGCGATCGAGCAGGCCAAAGGCGGCAAAAGGCATATTGTGATTACCGAGTTGCCTTATGAGGTGAACAAAGCGAACTTAGTGAAAAAGATCGATGAGCTTCGTTTGGACAAAAAGCTCGACGGCATCGCCGACGTCCGCGACGAAACGGACCGGAACGGGCTGTCGATCGTGATTGAACTGAAAAAAGATGCCGATGCCGAGGCGATTCTCAACTATTTATACAAAAACACCGACTTGCAAGTGCCATACAGCTTCAATATGGTGGCGATTCACGAGCGCCGGCCGAAGCTGATGAGCTTGCCGGAGCTGCTTGATGCGTACATCGCCCACCGGAAAGATGTCGTGACGAACCGTTCGCATTTTGAGCTGAAAAAAGCGAATGAGCGAAAACATATCGTTGATGGCTTAATTAAGGCGCTTTCCATTTTGGATGAGGTCATTGCGACGATTCGCGCCGCAAGCGACAAGCGCGATGCCAAAGACCGGCTTATCGCCAACTATGGGTTCACCGAGGCGCAGGCGGAGGCGATCGTGACGCTTCAGTTGTACCGGTTGACGAATACGGACATTGCCGCACTCCGGCAAGAGGCGGAAGGTCTCGACAAAACGATCGCCGAGCTGACCGCGATTCTCGCTGATGAGAAAAAGCTTCTTGCTGTCATTAAAAAAGAGTTAAAGGCGATGAAAAAACAATACGCCGACGAACGGAGAACGGTGATTGAAGAAGAAATCGAGGAGCTGAAAGTCAACGTCGAAGCGCTCATTCCGGCGGAAGACGTCATCGTGACGGTGACGAAAGAAGGATATGTGAAACGGACGAGCTACCGTTCCTACAGTGCGTCCAACGGTCAGGACATCGGGATGAAAGAGACCGACCGTTTGCTCGCTCAGTTGGAGATGAATACAACTGATGTGCTTTTGTTGTTCACCCGCCGCGGCTATTATTTGTATTGCCCGGTGCACACGCTGCCGGATATTCGCTGGAAAGACGTTGGCCAGCATATTTCGAGCCTCATTCCGCTCGAGCGCGATGATGAACTTGTTGCGGCCGTTCCGGTTTCCTCTTTTGAAACGAACGAACAGCTTGTCTTTGTGACAAGGCATGGCATGGTGAAGCGAACGGAGCTTTCCCAATACCAAGTGCAGCGCTATACACGCCCGCTTGTGGCGATCAATCTGAAAGACGATGATGATGTGATTGCCGTCTATGCGACTGACGGTCGGGGCCTCGTTTGGCTGGCGACGCATGATGGCTATGCGCTCTTGTTTGCCGAAGAGGAGATTAGCGTAGTCGGTGTGCGCGCCGCCGGGGTGAAAGGCATTCAACTCAAAGAAGGTGATTTTGTCGCCGCCGCCTGCCCGATTCGTCCCGAAGATAACGGTTCTCTCGTTGTTGTCACGCAGCGCGGTGCCGTGAAAAAAATGGCTGTTAGCGAGTTCGAGCCGACGTCGCGCGCCAAGCGCGGAGCGATGATCGTGCGCGAAGTGAAATCCAACCCGCACCGCATCGTCGGGGCAGTCAAGGCTAGTGACGGTGAAGAAATGATTGGGCTGCGGACGGAAAAAGGGGCCGCCGAGACGGTCGATGCCGCTTCGCTCCGTCCGACCGACCGTTATGGCACCGGTTCCTTCCTCATCGATACCGATGAAGCCGGGGTGGTTGTCGACGTTTGGAAAGAGCCGGCGAAGTTGTTAGGAAAAGAGGAAGAAGAATGA
- a CDS encoding MerR family transcriptional regulator yields MKTYTLREAAKKIGVTARDLKQWEKQFAEWITIPRTSQGARIYTEELINQFRHIQTLLASGRRPHEIAAELKQANEPSAPLEAAVMEGEIIDVPRLLRHGAPYIAEQLAARMKDDIVTALKQETAAVVRQAMDEVKGKLDDIGEQTTAAAETVHRSLRDYKEAWQQKTEQLHEHLETVVAFCHEEKARQEEERKQLEQRILEREKAFRELVLSFRQTATSAVAARTRANKWWKFW; encoded by the coding sequence ATGAAAACATATACGCTCCGCGAAGCAGCGAAAAAAATTGGGGTCACCGCCCGCGACTTGAAGCAATGGGAAAAACAATTTGCTGAATGGATTACCATCCCGCGCACCTCCCAAGGAGCGCGCATTTACACTGAAGAGCTTATCAACCAGTTCCGCCATATCCAGACGCTGCTCGCTAGCGGCCGCCGTCCGCACGAGATCGCCGCGGAATTGAAACAGGCGAACGAGCCGTCCGCTCCCCTAGAAGCGGCGGTGATGGAAGGAGAAATTATCGATGTTCCCCGCTTGCTGCGCCATGGCGCCCCATACATAGCCGAGCAACTGGCTGCCCGCATGAAAGACGACATCGTCACCGCCTTGAAGCAGGAAACAGCCGCTGTCGTGCGGCAAGCGATGGATGAAGTCAAAGGGAAGCTTGACGATATCGGGGAGCAAACGACGGCCGCCGCCGAGACCGTACACCGCTCACTTCGCGATTATAAAGAAGCTTGGCAGCAAAAAACCGAACAGCTGCATGAACATCTAGAAACGGTCGTCGCGTTTTGCCACGAGGAAAAGGCAAGGCAGGAGGAAGAACGAAAGCAGCTCGAACAGCGCATTTTAGAGCGGGAGAAAGCGTTCCGCGAACTCGTCCTTTCCTTCCGCCAAACAGCGACAAGCGCCGTCGCCGCCCGAACCCGGGCGAACAAATGGTGGAAGTTTTGGTGA
- the treP gene encoding PTS system trehalose-specific EIIBC component, which yields MEAYAQAAAQIVEAVGGKENIVAATHCVTRLRFALKDEGKVDKDALERIDVVKGSFSANGQFQVVIGQGLVDKVYNELVELTGIGRATKQEIKDAAEAKLNPLQRAIKTLADIFIPILPAIVTAGLLMGINNVLTGPGIFYEGKSFVDVHQEWADLANMINLIANTAFVFLPGLIGWSAVTKFGGSPLLGIVLGLMLVHPDLLNAWGWGAAKQEGEIPVWNLFGLDVQKVGYQGQVLPVLVASYVLAKIELFLRKRIPDAFQLLLVAPLALLVTGFLSFIAIGPVTFTIGNAITNLFVGIFDNVPAIGGLLYGALYAPLVVTGMHHTFLPVDLQLIASTGGTFLWPILVMSNIAQGSAALAMMFVAKDEKLRGLSFTSAVSAYLGITEPAMFGVNLRFRFPFISAMTGAAIAGMFITINKVIAPSIGVGGLPGFLSIVPQKWIPFFIGMAIAIVVPFVLTFVFGKVRKAAR from the coding sequence ATGGAGGCATATGCACAAGCAGCTGCACAAATCGTTGAGGCCGTCGGCGGCAAAGAGAACATCGTCGCCGCCACACATTGTGTGACACGGCTTCGGTTTGCGCTCAAAGATGAAGGAAAAGTTGATAAAGACGCGCTTGAACGCATCGATGTCGTGAAAGGGTCGTTTTCGGCCAACGGCCAGTTTCAAGTTGTCATCGGCCAGGGGCTCGTGGATAAAGTGTATAACGAGCTTGTCGAGCTGACCGGCATCGGCCGGGCGACAAAGCAGGAAATTAAGGATGCGGCGGAAGCGAAGCTCAACCCGCTGCAGCGCGCCATTAAGACGCTCGCTGACATTTTCATTCCGATTTTGCCGGCCATCGTCACAGCCGGTTTGTTAATGGGGATCAACAACGTTTTGACCGGTCCAGGCATTTTTTATGAAGGAAAATCGTTTGTCGACGTGCATCAAGAGTGGGCGGATTTGGCGAACATGATCAACTTGATTGCCAATACGGCGTTCGTCTTCCTGCCTGGTTTGATCGGCTGGTCGGCAGTGACAAAATTCGGCGGCAGCCCGCTGTTGGGGATTGTCCTTGGCTTGATGCTCGTTCACCCGGATTTGCTGAATGCTTGGGGCTGGGGCGCGGCGAAACAAGAGGGGGAAATCCCGGTTTGGAATTTATTCGGGCTTGATGTGCAAAAAGTCGGCTATCAAGGGCAAGTGTTGCCTGTGTTAGTGGCTTCGTACGTATTGGCGAAGATCGAGCTGTTTTTGCGCAAGCGCATCCCGGATGCGTTCCAACTGCTGCTTGTCGCGCCGCTTGCGCTGCTTGTTACAGGTTTCTTGTCGTTTATCGCCATCGGACCGGTCACGTTTACGATTGGGAACGCGATTACGAACTTGTTTGTCGGCATTTTTGACAACGTTCCGGCCATTGGCGGCTTGCTGTATGGGGCGCTGTATGCGCCGCTTGTCGTCACCGGGATGCACCATACGTTCTTGCCGGTTGACTTGCAGCTGATCGCCAGCACAGGCGGCACGTTCCTGTGGCCGATTTTGGTCATGTCGAACATTGCCCAAGGCTCTGCGGCATTAGCGATGATGTTCGTCGCGAAAGACGAAAAGCTGCGCGGTTTGTCGTTCACGTCAGCCGTTTCGGCGTATCTCGGCATTACCGAGCCGGCGATGTTCGGGGTCAACTTGCGCTTCCGCTTCCCATTTATTTCCGCGATGACAGGGGCGGCGATCGCCGGCATGTTCATCACGATCAATAAAGTGATCGCTCCGTCGATTGGCGTTGGCGGTCTGCCGGGCTTCTTGTCGATTGTGCCGCAAAAATGGATCCCGTTCTTTATCGGGATGGCGATTGCTATTGTGGTGCCGTTTGTGCTGACGTTTGTTTTCGGCAAAGTGCGCAAAGCAGCACGCTAA
- the treC gene encoding alpha,alpha-phosphotrehalase, translating into MSTTPWWKKAVVYQIYPKSFRDTNGDGIGDLPGIIEKLDYLKELGVDVIWLTPIYASPQRDNGYDISDYFAIHHAYGTMDDFDRLLEEVHARGMKLVMDMVVNHTSTDHEWFKQASASKTNPYRHFYIWRDPKPDGSAPNNWQSKFGGSAWQYDEQTGQYYLHLFDVTQADLNWENEELRRRIYDMMHFWLKKGVDGFRLDVINLLSKDQRFPDDDGSIPPGDGRRFYTDGPRIHEFLQEMNREVFSKYDVMTVGEMSSTTIDHCIRYTNPENRELNMTFHFHHLKVDYPNGEKWAIAPFDFLALKRILSEWQVRMHEGGGWNALFWCNHDQPRIVSRYGDDGAYWKESAKMLATTIHLMQGTPYIYQGEEIGMTDPKFTDIRDYRDVESLNMHRILQEQGKSEQEVLEILQRKSRDNSRTPMQWDDSPHAGFTSGTPWIRVADNYRRINVKQALADRDSIFYHYKRLIELRKQYDIITTGRYELLLADDPHLFAYMRHGDGEKLLVVNNFYPVETTFALPEEAGANDYTGELLLANYPDAPADFRRMVLRPYESVVYLLRRP; encoded by the coding sequence GTGTCAACAACACCGTGGTGGAAAAAGGCGGTTGTCTATCAAATTTATCCGAAGAGCTTTCGCGATACGAATGGGGACGGCATCGGCGACTTGCCGGGCATCATCGAAAAGCTTGATTACTTGAAAGAACTGGGCGTCGATGTCATTTGGCTGACGCCGATTTACGCTTCGCCCCAACGTGACAACGGCTATGACATTAGCGATTATTTCGCCATTCATCATGCGTACGGAACGATGGACGATTTTGACCGTTTGCTCGAGGAAGTGCATGCGCGCGGCATGAAGCTCGTCATGGATATGGTCGTCAACCATACGTCAACCGACCATGAATGGTTTAAGCAGGCGAGCGCGTCGAAAACGAACCCGTACCGCCATTTTTACATTTGGCGCGACCCGAAGCCGGATGGCAGCGCGCCAAACAACTGGCAGTCGAAATTCGGCGGCTCAGCGTGGCAATACGATGAACAAACCGGGCAATATTATTTGCATTTGTTCGATGTGACGCAAGCCGATTTGAACTGGGAAAACGAAGAACTGCGCCGCCGCATTTATGACATGATGCATTTTTGGCTGAAAAAAGGGGTGGACGGCTTCCGGTTGGATGTCATCAACTTGCTGTCCAAAGACCAGCGTTTTCCGGACGATGACGGCTCGATTCCGCCGGGGGACGGGCGCCGCTTTTATACGGACGGCCCGCGCATTCACGAATTTTTGCAAGAGATGAATCGGGAAGTGTTTTCTAAATATGACGTCATGACAGTCGGGGAAATGTCGTCGACAACGATCGATCATTGCATCCGTTACACGAATCCGGAAAATCGTGAGCTGAACATGACGTTTCATTTCCATCACTTGAAAGTCGATTATCCGAACGGGGAAAAATGGGCGATCGCTCCGTTTGATTTTCTCGCGTTAAAACGCATTTTGTCAGAGTGGCAAGTGCGGATGCACGAAGGCGGGGGGTGGAATGCGCTCTTTTGGTGCAACCACGACCAACCGCGCATCGTGTCGCGTTATGGCGATGACGGGGCGTATTGGAAAGAGTCAGCGAAAATGCTGGCGACGACGATTCATCTCATGCAAGGAACGCCATACATTTACCAAGGCGAAGAAATCGGGATGACCGACCCGAAATTCACCGATATTCGTGACTACCGCGACGTTGAGTCGCTGAACATGCACCGGATCTTGCAAGAACAAGGCAAAAGCGAGCAGGAAGTGCTCGAGATTTTGCAGCGGAAGTCGCGCGACAATTCGCGCACGCCGATGCAATGGGACGACAGCCCGCACGCCGGTTTTACATCCGGCACGCCGTGGATTCGCGTCGCCGACAACTACCGGCGCATCAACGTGAAACAGGCGCTTGCCGACCGTGATTCCATTTTTTATCACTATAAGCGGCTTATTGAGCTGCGCAAGCAGTATGACATTATTACGACCGGCCGCTACGAGCTGCTCCTTGCCGACGACCCGCATCTTTTCGCCTATATGCGCCACGGCGATGGGGAGAAGCTGCTTGTCGTCAACAACTTTTATCCGGTGGAGACAACGTTTGCGCTGCCGGAAGAAGCAGGAGCGAATGACTATACGGGCGAATTGCTGCTCGCCAATTACCCGGATGCACCGGCCGATTTCCGCCGCATGGTGCTGCGCCCGTATGAATCGGTCGTTTATCTTCTCCGCCGTCCATGA
- the treR gene encoding trehalose operon repressor — translation MHENKYLAIYHDLASRIRRGEWKAYDKLPSENELAVRYKTSRETIRKALNLLSEHGYIQKMKGKGSIVLDVGKYDFPVSGLVSFKELAQTMKQPVRTIVHELAVIKPDGELRQQLRASSKDEVWKVVRVREIGGERIILDKDFFLKKHVPLLTEEICEDSIYEYLETKLHLPISFAKKEMSVDEATEEDRCYLDLNGDDRVVVVKNYVYLSDATLFQYTESRHRLDKFRFVDFARRK, via the coding sequence ATGCATGAAAACAAATATTTAGCCATTTATCATGATCTTGCTTCCCGCATCCGCCGCGGGGAATGGAAGGCGTATGACAAGCTGCCGTCGGAAAACGAGCTTGCTGTCCGGTATAAGACATCGCGCGAGACGATTCGCAAAGCGCTCAATTTATTGTCCGAGCACGGATATATCCAAAAAATGAAAGGAAAAGGATCGATCGTGCTTGATGTCGGCAAATACGACTTTCCGGTCTCCGGATTGGTCAGCTTTAAAGAGCTGGCGCAAACGATGAAGCAGCCGGTGCGGACGATCGTCCATGAACTGGCGGTCATTAAACCGGATGGCGAGCTCAGGCAGCAGCTGCGCGCCTCAAGCAAGGACGAGGTGTGGAAAGTCGTGCGCGTCCGCGAAATCGGCGGGGAGCGGATCATTTTGGATAAAGACTTTTTCTTAAAAAAGCATGTGCCGCTGTTGACGGAAGAGATTTGCGAAGACTCGATTTATGAATACTTGGAAACAAAGCTGCATTTGCCGATCAGCTTTGCGAAAAAAGAAATGTCGGTCGACGAGGCGACGGAGGAAGACCGCTGCTATTTGGATCTCAATGGCGACGACCGCGTCGTCGTCGTCAAAAACTATGTCTATTTAAGCGACGCCACCTTGTTTCAATATACAGAATCGCGGCACCGGCTTGACAAGTTCCGGTTTGTCGATTTTGCGCGCCGGAAATGA
- a CDS encoding Na+/H+ antiporter NhaC family protein has product MEGTWWSLLPFLLIIPLAVWLKEILPGLVVGLLVGALCLERSVIGAIERAVSAILHSLNDVEHIKVAAFLYLFGSLVGMMQITGGMKGFVERLSGRIRTKRGLLLFVWLTVPVTFFMPMFRIMLLGPVMKAVLRQFRIDRRRMAYIIDVSTEPIIVLLPAATAFVGFMTSVVAAALAQNDIRESAYDIFLRSLPYNLFAIITLIVGLLTTMMNIRIGKPRAKKREGETNELHGLGLRKELALIAGEPLHLFVPLALLLGLTFAFFAYDGRQRGARDWLEAFSEADATWAMLLALFVTILLSMVFYLWRKQSLSELIYHFFAGGNELMAPIGMLILVWAVSAVAGELGFTTYVASTFGTWLPGPFVPAAVFLAGSFLSYFIGSSWGTWGIFMPLGVTLAHATGAPLEMTVGAVFASGTFGAFASPLGDTTITTAAIMDMDLMGYAKYKLRISLICAGLSLAGYVFLPLWAG; this is encoded by the coding sequence GTGGAAGGAACATGGTGGTCGCTATTGCCGTTTCTTCTCATCATTCCACTCGCCGTTTGGCTGAAAGAAATTTTGCCCGGCTTGGTGGTCGGCTTGCTTGTCGGGGCGCTCTGTCTTGAACGGTCGGTCATCGGCGCGATCGAGCGGGCTGTTTCCGCCATTCTTCATTCGCTCAATGATGTTGAACATATAAAAGTGGCGGCGTTTTTATATTTGTTTGGGTCGCTCGTTGGCATGATGCAAATTACCGGCGGAATGAAAGGATTTGTCGAGAGGCTTTCCGGGCGCATCCGCACGAAGCGCGGGCTGCTTTTATTTGTTTGGCTGACGGTGCCGGTGACGTTTTTTATGCCGATGTTCCGCATCATGCTGCTTGGGCCGGTGATGAAAGCAGTGCTTCGCCAGTTCCGCATCGACCGCCGCCGCATGGCGTACATCATCGACGTCTCGACCGAGCCGATTATCGTGCTCTTGCCGGCGGCAACGGCGTTTGTCGGCTTTATGACTTCGGTCGTGGCGGCAGCGCTGGCGCAAAACGATATTCGTGAATCGGCATATGACATCTTTTTGCGCAGCTTGCCGTACAACTTATTTGCCATCATCACCCTTATTGTCGGGCTGTTGACGACGATGATGAACATTCGGATTGGCAAACCGCGGGCGAAAAAAAGGGAAGGGGAAACGAATGAACTGCACGGCCTTGGGCTGCGCAAAGAACTGGCGCTGATCGCCGGCGAGCCGCTTCATCTTTTTGTCCCGTTGGCGCTGCTGCTTGGGCTGACGTTTGCCTTTTTTGCCTATGACGGCCGGCAACGCGGGGCACGCGATTGGCTCGAGGCGTTTTCCGAAGCCGATGCGACGTGGGCGATGCTTTTGGCGCTGTTCGTGACGATCCTTTTGTCGATGGTGTTTTATTTGTGGCGCAAGCAGTCGCTTTCCGAGCTGATTTATCACTTTTTTGCCGGGGGCAACGAACTCATGGCGCCGATCGGCATGCTCATTCTCGTTTGGGCTGTATCGGCGGTGGCGGGCGAGCTCGGGTTTACAACGTACGTAGCATCGACGTTCGGCACATGGCTCCCGGGGCCGTTCGTGCCGGCAGCGGTGTTTTTAGCCGGGTCGTTTCTGTCCTATTTTATCGGATCATCATGGGGGACGTGGGGCATTTTTATGCCGCTTGGCGTCACGCTTGCCCATGCGACCGGAGCGCCGCTTGAGATGACCGTCGGCGCGGTGTTTGCGAGTGGAACGTTCGGCGCGTTCGCTTCGCCGCTTGGCGATACAACGATTACGACCGCAGCAATTATGGATATGGATTTAATGGGCTATGCGAAATACAAGCTGCGCATCTCCCTGATTTGCGCCGGGCTGTCGCTGGCCGGGTACGTGTTTTTGCCGCTTTGGGCCGGTTAG